Proteins encoded within one genomic window of Haematobia irritans isolate KBUSLIRL chromosome 5, ASM5000362v1, whole genome shotgun sequence:
- the LOC142241741 gene encoding uncharacterized protein LOC142241741 isoform X1, producing the protein MDNTSPVDEIQDVRTSPMPLPPIDKIKPFQVKVANIKPQLIDSTTKDPLQSLVLKLAKIKTKSGRPIASKIMVEKALQSTRNGNEEDSERKYITLQGIQKFIALHYFLTSDEIKKRMPYIKRFLHQLLESKKIFRKNGVGLIGSFYVPSSFKERTNKRSTPKTRRVQKVARKTQRQNAKK; encoded by the exons Atg GATAATACAAGCCCAGTGGATGAAATACAAGATGTTAGGACATCTCCCATGCCTTTGCCACCTATAGATAAAATTAAACCATTTCAAGTGAAAGTTGCCAATATAAAGCCGCAACTTATTGACTCTACCACCAAAGACCCTTTGCAATCGTTGGTATTAAAACTGGCCAAGATTAAAACGAAATCCGGAAGACCAATTGCAAGTAAGATTATGGTGGAAAAAGCTTTACAATCTACTAGGAATGGCAATGAAGAGGACAGTGAAAGGAAGTATATAACACTACAAGGCatacaaaagtttattgccttacaCTATTTCCTCACCTCGGATGAAATTAAGAAACGAATGCCTTATATCAAACGGTTTCTTCATCAATTGTTGGAAtccaagaaaatttttcgtaagaATGGCGTGGGATTAATTGGTTCATTCTATGTACCATCATCATTCAAGGAACGAACTAATAAAAGATCTACACCTAAAACTCGCAGAGTTCAAAAAGTTGCTAGAAAAACTCAACGTCAGAATGCAAAAAAATAG
- the LOC142241741 gene encoding uncharacterized protein LOC142241741 isoform X2 — translation MPLPPIDKIKPFQVKVANIKPQLIDSTTKDPLQSLVLKLAKIKTKSGRPIASKIMVEKALQSTRNGNEEDSERKYITLQGIQKFIALHYFLTSDEIKKRMPYIKRFLHQLLESKKIFRKNGVGLIGSFYVPSSFKERTNKRSTPKTRRVQKVARKTQRQNAKK, via the coding sequence ATGCCTTTGCCACCTATAGATAAAATTAAACCATTTCAAGTGAAAGTTGCCAATATAAAGCCGCAACTTATTGACTCTACCACCAAAGACCCTTTGCAATCGTTGGTATTAAAACTGGCCAAGATTAAAACGAAATCCGGAAGACCAATTGCAAGTAAGATTATGGTGGAAAAAGCTTTACAATCTACTAGGAATGGCAATGAAGAGGACAGTGAAAGGAAGTATATAACACTACAAGGCatacaaaagtttattgccttacaCTATTTCCTCACCTCGGATGAAATTAAGAAACGAATGCCTTATATCAAACGGTTTCTTCATCAATTGTTGGAAtccaagaaaatttttcgtaagaATGGCGTGGGATTAATTGGTTCATTCTATGTACCATCATCATTCAAGGAACGAACTAATAAAAGATCTACACCTAAAACTCGCAGAGTTCAAAAAGTTGCTAGAAAAACTCAACGTCAGAATGCAAAAAAATAG